A portion of the Polaribacter cellanae genome contains these proteins:
- a CDS encoding endonuclease/exonuclease/phosphatase family protein: protein MRKVLKYLFRVLLLLITALLVFFFWASSATLNEKEYSKLILNTYDEVVANDSIFSIVTYNIGYLSGMTNNLPIFKPKELFDKNLEKVLAETKKLNPDILAFQEIDYNSKRSYFVNQQNEIAKLGYNYVAQAINWDKNYVPFPYWPTKMHFGKIVSGQSILSKYPLKEHKRIVLEKVLSAAFYRKALYLERLAQVVKVTLNKQEVILINVHLEAFDKQTRVNQFEEVLELFNNYKEEYPTILLGDFNSLARDKKGIIKKMFLQKGVGNAAFNKENIENTYDSKNAFERIDYIFYTKNTIEYISGKVLIEFGESSDHLPVEMKFKLK from the coding sequence TTGAGAAAAGTTTTAAAATATTTATTTCGGGTTTTATTATTGTTGATAACTGCTTTGCTCGTATTTTTCTTTTGGGCATCATCCGCAACTTTAAACGAGAAAGAATATTCAAAGTTAATTTTAAATACTTATGATGAAGTTGTCGCAAACGATTCAATTTTTAGTATTGTAACCTACAATATTGGTTATTTAAGTGGAATGACGAATAACCTTCCTATTTTTAAACCAAAAGAATTGTTTGATAAAAATTTAGAAAAAGTTTTAGCAGAAACCAAAAAGCTGAACCCAGATATTTTAGCATTTCAAGAAATAGACTACAATTCTAAGAGGAGTTACTTTGTAAATCAGCAAAACGAAATTGCAAAATTGGGTTATAACTATGTAGCTCAGGCTATAAATTGGGACAAAAATTATGTTCCTTTTCCTTATTGGCCAACAAAAATGCATTTTGGAAAAATTGTTTCTGGACAATCTATTCTTAGTAAATATCCTTTAAAAGAACACAAAAGAATTGTTTTAGAAAAAGTGTTAAGCGCAGCATTTTACAGAAAAGCTTTGTATTTAGAACGCTTGGCACAAGTAGTAAAAGTAACTTTAAATAAGCAAGAAGTTATATTGATAAATGTGCATTTAGAAGCTTTCGATAAACAGACAAGAGTCAATCAGTTTGAAGAAGTTTTAGAACTATTCAATAATTATAAAGAAGAATATCCTACTATTTTATTAGGTGATTTTAATTCTTTGGCAAGAGATAAAAAAGGAATCATAAAAAAAATGTTTTTACAAAAAGGTGTTGGAAATGCAGCTTTTAATAAAGAAAATATTGAAAACACTTACGATTCTAAAAATGCTTTTGAAAGAATCGATTATATTTTTTACACCAAAAATACCATAGAATATATTTCAGGAAAAGTGTTGATAGAGTTTGGTGAATCTTCCGACCATTTGCCTGTAGAAATGAAATTTAAGTTGAAGTAA
- a CDS encoding zinc-dependent metalloprotease, translated as MTKKVLTSFLLVAFVFGSSTETNAQFWKKKKKQVAKTAQKPKSNPKKGDIQPYGKVVTKEYKTDDGLFKVHTKDQTYLFEIPDSLLRREMLMVTRIAKTASGIGFGGGKTNTQVLRWEKKNKNILLRIVSHNVVADTILPVHEAVVNSNLEPILFSFPIKAFSKDSTATVIDVTKLFTSDIKPLGFPAKARKSMQVSRLDNSRSYIERVSSYPKNIEVRHIKTYFANKAPSNSALGSITLEMSNSMVLLPKVPMKRRYFDERVGWFTRGQTDYGLKDQRSKTLTYLDRYRLEVKDEDIEKFKRGELVEPKKQIVYYVDRATPEEWVPYIIQGVNDWQVAFEAAGFKNAIIGKRAPTKEEDPEYSPEDVRYSVIRYLASPIPNANGPHVSDPRSGEILESDINWYHNVMSLLHNWFFIQTAAINPDARGNNFKTETMGRLIRFVSSHELGHTLGLPHNMGSSAAYPVDSLRSASFTAKYGTAPSIMDYARFNYIAQPEDKGVALMPNIGTYDKYAISWGYRPILDKSAEDEKEILDGWILKHAGDPMYRFGHQQATGVVDPSSQTEDLGDDAIKASMYGIKNLKRILPRLEEWTSEKGENYDELSTMYGQLLGQFNRYMGHVSANIGGVYENFKASDQAGAVYTYVPKAKQKEALQFVINELFKTPEWMLDENIFSKTEFSGSVERVRSMQARTLNNILDAGRMARMIENETLNGSSAYTLVNMMRDVRKGIWSEIYSGRSIDTYRRNLQRAHLDRLDYLLNKAGSQKGINRGYLKISGINVNQSDVKSVARGELKRLRRDVKAASNRGNTLTRYHLQDVVDRIDAILDPK; from the coding sequence ATGACAAAAAAAGTACTAACCAGTTTTCTTCTGGTTGCTTTTGTTTTCGGTTCTTCTACTGAAACCAACGCTCAATTTTGGAAGAAAAAGAAGAAACAAGTTGCAAAAACAGCTCAAAAACCGAAGTCAAATCCTAAAAAAGGTGATATTCAACCTTATGGAAAGGTGGTTACGAAAGAATACAAAACAGACGATGGTTTGTTTAAAGTGCATACAAAAGACCAAACTTACTTGTTCGAAATTCCAGATTCTCTTTTAAGAAGAGAAATGTTAATGGTAACAAGAATTGCTAAAACTGCTAGTGGAATTGGTTTTGGTGGAGGAAAAACAAATACCCAAGTATTACGTTGGGAGAAAAAAAATAAAAATATTTTATTAAGAATTGTTTCTCATAACGTTGTTGCAGACACTATTTTACCTGTACATGAAGCTGTTGTAAACTCGAACTTAGAACCAATCTTATTTTCTTTTCCAATAAAAGCATTTAGCAAAGATTCTACAGCAACAGTTATAGATGTTACAAAATTATTTACTTCAGATATTAAACCTCTAGGTTTTCCTGCGAAAGCTAGAAAAAGCATGCAAGTGAGTCGTTTAGACAATTCTAGATCTTATATCGAAAGAGTTAGTAGTTACCCTAAAAACATCGAAGTAAGACACATAAAAACTTACTTTGCAAATAAAGCACCATCAAACTCTGCTTTAGGTTCTATTACTTTAGAAATGAGTAACTCTATGGTTTTATTACCAAAAGTTCCAATGAAACGTCGTTATTTCGACGAAAGAGTTGGTTGGTTTACTCGTGGACAAACAGATTATGGTTTAAAAGATCAAAGAAGTAAAACGCTTACTTATTTAGACAGATATCGTTTAGAAGTGAAGGACGAAGATATCGAAAAGTTTAAAAGAGGAGAATTGGTAGAACCCAAAAAACAAATTGTTTATTATGTAGATAGAGCAACTCCAGAAGAATGGGTTCCATACATTATACAAGGAGTAAACGACTGGCAAGTTGCTTTTGAAGCGGCTGGTTTTAAAAATGCAATTATAGGAAAAAGAGCTCCAACAAAAGAAGAAGACCCAGAATACAGCCCAGAAGATGTACGCTATTCTGTAATTCGTTACTTAGCCTCTCCTATTCCAAATGCAAATGGACCTCACGTAAGTGACCCACGTTCTGGAGAAATCTTAGAATCAGACATTAACTGGTACCACAATGTAATGTCTTTATTACACAACTGGTTCTTTATCCAAACAGCAGCAATTAATCCAGATGCTAGAGGAAATAATTTTAAAACAGAAACAATGGGTCGTTTAATTCGTTTCGTTTCTTCTCACGAATTAGGGCACACTTTAGGACTGCCACATAACATGGGAAGTTCTGCTGCATATCCTGTAGATTCTTTACGCTCTGCAAGTTTTACTGCAAAATACGGAACAGCTCCATCTATTATGGATTATGCTCGTTTTAATTATATAGCACAGCCAGAAGATAAAGGAGTTGCTTTAATGCCTAACATTGGAACTTACGATAAGTATGCAATTTCTTGGGGCTATAGACCCATTTTAGACAAGTCTGCTGAAGATGAAAAAGAAATTTTAGATGGTTGGATTTTAAAACATGCTGGAGACCCAATGTATCGTTTTGGACACCAACAAGCAACTGGTGTTGTAGATCCAAGTTCTCAAACAGAAGATTTAGGAGACGATGCTATAAAAGCTTCTATGTATGGAATTAAAAACTTAAAAAGAATTTTACCGAGATTGGAAGAATGGACTTCTGAAAAAGGAGAAAATTACGACGAGTTATCTACAATGTATGGTCAATTATTAGGTCAGTTTAATAGATACATGGGGCATGTTTCTGCAAATATTGGTGGTGTTTATGAAAACTTTAAAGCATCTGACCAAGCAGGAGCTGTTTATACTTATGTCCCTAAAGCAAAACAAAAAGAAGCTTTACAATTTGTTATTAATGAATTATTTAAAACTCCAGAATGGATGTTAGATGAAAACATTTTTAGCAAAACTGAATTTTCTGGTTCTGTTGAAAGAGTTAGAAGTATGCAAGCAAGAACTCTTAATAACATTTTAGACGCTGGAAGAATGGCTAGAATGATCGAGAATGAAACTTTAAATGGATCATCTGCATATACTTTGGTAAATATGATGAGAGATGTTCGTAAAGGAATTTGGAGTGAAATTTACTCTGGACGTTCTATAGATACTTATAGAAGAAATTTACAAAGAGCACATTTAGATAGATTAGATTATTTATTAAACAAAGCAGGAAGTCAGAAAGGAATTAATCGTGGATACTTAAAAATAAGTGGAATTAACGTAAATCAATCTGACGTGAAATCTGTTGCAAGAGGAGAACTAAAGCGTTTACGAAGAGATGTTAAAGCAGCTTCTAACAGAGGTAACACACTTACACGCTACCACTTACAAGATGTTGTAGATAGAATTGATGCAATCTTAGATCCTAAATAA
- the metK gene encoding methionine adenosyltransferase, whose translation MSYLFTSESVSEGHPDKVADQISDALIDHFLAFDKNSKVACETLVTTGQVILAGEVKSKTYLDVQQIAREVINKIGYTKSEYMFDGNSCGVLSAIHEQSPDINQGVDRSSPEEQGAGDQGMMFGYATDETENYMPLALELSHRLLIELALLRRENKDITYLRPDAKSQVTIEYSDDNVPQRIDAIVISTQHDDFNESGAVMLEKIKKDIVEILIPRVVAKLPTHIQKLFTDNITYHINPTGIFVIGGPHGDTGLTGRKIIVDTYGGKGAHGGGAFSGKDPSKVDRSGAYATRHIAKNLVAAGLCKEVLVQVSYAIGVAKPTSINVETYGTANVNLTDGEISKKVATIFDMRPYFIEQRLKLRTPIYSETAAYGHMGRTPEIKTVTFTNPMGETVSREVETFTWEKLDYVDKVKEIFNL comes from the coding sequence ATGTCATATTTATTTACGTCAGAAAGTGTTTCTGAAGGACATCCAGACAAGGTTGCAGATCAAATTTCTGATGCTTTAATTGATCATTTTTTAGCATTCGATAAAAATAGTAAAGTTGCTTGTGAAACTTTAGTTACAACAGGGCAAGTTATTTTGGCTGGAGAAGTAAAATCTAAAACTTATTTAGATGTGCAACAAATTGCAAGAGAAGTAATTAATAAGATTGGTTATACTAAAAGCGAATATATGTTCGATGGAAATTCTTGTGGAGTTTTGTCGGCAATTCACGAACAATCGCCAGATATTAACCAAGGAGTTGATAGATCTTCCCCAGAAGAACAAGGTGCTGGAGACCAAGGAATGATGTTTGGTTATGCTACTGATGAAACTGAAAATTACATGCCTTTGGCGTTAGAATTGTCTCATAGATTGTTAATTGAATTGGCTCTTTTAAGAAGAGAAAATAAAGACATTACGTACTTAAGACCAGATGCTAAGAGTCAGGTTACTATTGAATATTCAGACGATAATGTGCCACAAAGAATCGATGCAATTGTAATTTCTACACAACATGACGATTTTAACGAATCTGGTGCTGTGATGTTAGAAAAAATTAAAAAAGATATTGTTGAAATTTTAATTCCAAGAGTGGTTGCAAAATTACCTACTCATATTCAAAAATTATTTACAGATAATATTACCTATCACATAAACCCAACTGGTATTTTTGTAATTGGTGGACCTCATGGAGATACTGGTTTAACAGGCCGTAAGATTATTGTAGATACCTATGGAGGAAAAGGAGCTCATGGTGGAGGTGCTTTTTCTGGGAAAGACCCAAGTAAAGTAGATAGATCTGGAGCTTATGCTACAAGACATATTGCTAAAAATTTAGTTGCTGCAGGGCTTTGTAAAGAGGTTTTGGTACAAGTTTCTTATGCAATTGGTGTTGCAAAACCTACAAGTATAAATGTAGAAACTTATGGAACTGCTAATGTTAATTTAACAGATGGAGAAATCAGTAAAAAAGTAGCAACTATTTTTGATATGCGTCCGTATTTTATAGAGCAACGTTTAAAATTAAGAACACCAATTTATTCGGAAACTGCTGCTTATGGACACATGGGAAGAACTCCAGAAATTAAAACTGTAACATTTACAAATCCAATGGGAGAAACAGTTTCTAGGGAAGTAGAAACGTTTACTTGGGAGAAGTTAGATTATGTAGATAAAGTAAAAGAAATTTTTAATTTGTAA
- a CDS encoding O-acetylhomoserine aminocarboxypropyltransferase/cysteine synthase family protein: MSTHKLATNALHAGHDVKSNGGTRAVPIYQTSSYVFNNSEHAANLFSLKELGFIYTRLNNPTNQILQDRLAAVEGGIGAVVFASGTAAIATGLLTLLKAGDHIVASSSLYGGTYNLLSVTLPRFGITTTFVDASEPENFGKAVKDNTRAFFVESLGNPKLDVLDLEAISTHAKKAAVPFIVDNTVATPVLLNPIKHGANIVIHSLTKYIGGQGTSLGGAIIDAGTFNWANGKFPEFTEPSAGYHGLKYHETLGAASYTFKLILEGLRDFGGALSPTNAFNIIQGLETLPVRIQKHSENALALAKWLEQQDEVAWVNYPGLEGNKYKKLADKYLPKGQSGIVTFGAKKGFEAAKAIADKTKVFSLLANIGDTKSLIIHPASTTHQQLDEAAKAGAGVSQDLIRLSVGIEDLEDLKADLKAAFSEI; the protein is encoded by the coding sequence ATGAGTACACACAAATTAGCAACAAACGCGTTGCACGCAGGACACGATGTAAAATCAAATGGAGGCACAAGAGCGGTTCCAATTTACCAAACATCTTCGTATGTTTTTAACAATTCGGAACACGCAGCAAACCTGTTTTCGTTAAAAGAATTAGGTTTTATTTACACACGCTTAAACAACCCAACCAACCAAATTTTACAAGATCGCTTGGCAGCTGTAGAGGGTGGAATTGGAGCCGTAGTTTTTGCATCTGGAACTGCAGCAATTGCAACAGGTTTATTAACACTTTTAAAAGCAGGAGACCATATTGTAGCTTCTAGCAGTTTGTATGGTGGAACTTACAATTTATTAAGTGTTACGTTACCAAGATTCGGAATTACAACAACATTTGTGGATGCTTCTGAACCAGAAAACTTTGGTAAAGCAGTTAAAGATAACACAAGAGCATTTTTTGTAGAATCTTTAGGAAACCCGAAATTAGATGTGTTGGATTTAGAAGCAATTTCAACACATGCAAAAAAAGCAGCAGTACCTTTTATTGTTGATAATACAGTTGCAACGCCTGTTTTATTGAATCCGATTAAACACGGAGCAAACATTGTAATTCATTCGTTAACAAAATACATTGGCGGACAAGGAACGTCTCTTGGAGGCGCAATTATAGATGCTGGAACTTTTAATTGGGCAAATGGGAAATTTCCTGAATTTACAGAGCCTTCTGCAGGTTACCATGGCTTAAAATACCACGAAACTTTAGGCGCAGCATCGTATACTTTTAAATTAATTTTAGAAGGATTACGTGATTTTGGTGGTGCTTTAAGTCCTACAAATGCGTTTAACATCATTCAAGGTTTAGAAACTTTGCCTGTTAGAATTCAAAAACATTCAGAAAATGCGTTGGCATTAGCAAAATGGTTAGAGCAACAAGACGAAGTAGCTTGGGTAAATTATCCTGGCTTAGAAGGTAACAAATACAAAAAATTAGCAGATAAATATTTACCAAAAGGACAAAGTGGAATTGTAACTTTTGGGGCAAAAAAAGGTTTTGAAGCAGCAAAAGCAATTGCAGATAAAACAAAAGTATTTTCTTTATTAGCAAATATTGGAGATACAAAATCGTTGATTATTCACCCAGCAAGCACAACACATCAACAATTAGATGAGGCTGCAAAAGCAGGAGCAGGAGTAAGCCAAGATTTAATTCGTTTGTCTGTTGGTATTGAAGATTTAGAAGATTTAAAAGCAGATTTAAAAGCAGCTTTTTCAGAAATATAG
- the thrA gene encoding bifunctional aspartate kinase/homoserine dehydrogenase I, translating into MKDKLQHIKINNFTTELGAKIAEINLSYHVFGQDLGTAPVILINHALTGNSDVAGENGWWLNIVGKDKAINTAVYTILSFNIPGNGFDGFLIENYKDFIARDIANIFLEGLKKLKVEQLFALIGGSLGGGIAWEMIVLNNKITQHFLPIATDWKSTDWLIGNCQIQEQFLVNSSNPVHDARMHAMLCYRTPESFKARFKRSKKENSDIFNVESWLLHHGKKLQERYQLASYKLMNQLLKSIDVTKNGDKNIDILDQIEANIHIIGVDSDLFFTAEENRETHKKLALTKANVTYNEINSVHGHDAFLMEYDQLQKIIEPIFNKDYSTKKMKILKFGGKSLANGKGLENAIEIILNKHKNGEKLTLIASARGNTTDELENLLALASQQKPYLEAFDAFKEYQLKPNLNLNCTQEFLKLATIFEGVYLLGDYSEKIKDEVLAQGELLSVKLVASLLEEKGISANPTDARKLIITDDNFGNAQPISAVSSENVVSYFKENSDTINVVTGFIAANKKGETTTLGRNGSNYTAALIANYLDADELQNYTHVSGIFTANPDLVSDAKKIEQLSFSEANELANFGATILHAKTIIPLLEKNINLRILNTFHKEDKGTLITSESSTKGIKSISTINNVALLNFEGRGLLGKVGVDARIFRALSDKNISISIISQGSSERGIGLIIDANRANEAVLALEKEFENDFYSQDVNQISIVNNVAVISIIGQDLSEFHLPYNALIKNQIVPVLFNNTITGKNVSLVVKKEQLHKAVNVIHGQVFGVAKKVNIAIFGKGLVGGTLIHQILENAASVLERRKIQLNVFAVANSKKVLLNKNGVSKNWEEDLVSKGQENISVNAIISFARTHHLENLIAVDNTASVPFVANYIPLIEAGFDLVSCNKIANTLSFDFYKELRRKLKEYKKQYLYETNVGAGLPLIDTIRLLHESGENITKIRGVFSGSLSYLFNTFSKENKPFSEVLQAAINAGFTEPDPREDLGGNDVARKLLILARELELENEFVDVTIQNLIPENLREGSVSDFLSNLEALNEEYQQIKENQKEDHVLRYIGELGGDLSQETGNLDVKLVSVSKSSPLGSLKGSDAIFEIYTESYGEQPIVIQGAGAGSKVTARGVFGDILRLAKHNN; encoded by the coding sequence TTGAAAGATAAACTACAACATATTAAAATTAATAATTTTACCACAGAATTAGGTGCAAAAATTGCAGAAATCAATTTAAGTTACCATGTTTTTGGTCAAGATCTAGGCACTGCACCTGTAATTTTAATCAACCATGCGTTAACTGGAAACAGCGATGTTGCTGGTGAAAATGGTTGGTGGTTAAATATTGTTGGTAAAGACAAAGCTATAAATACAGCTGTTTATACCATTTTGTCCTTCAATATTCCCGGAAATGGTTTTGATGGGTTTTTAATTGAAAATTACAAAGATTTTATTGCAAGAGATATAGCCAATATTTTTTTAGAGGGATTAAAAAAATTAAAAGTTGAACAACTTTTTGCCTTAATTGGAGGCTCTTTAGGTGGTGGAATTGCTTGGGAAATGATTGTTTTAAATAACAAAATTACGCAGCATTTTTTACCAATTGCCACCGATTGGAAATCTACAGATTGGTTGATTGGAAATTGCCAAATTCAGGAACAGTTTTTAGTAAACTCTAGCAATCCTGTACACGATGCAAGAATGCACGCGATGTTGTGTTACAGAACGCCAGAATCTTTTAAGGCGCGTTTTAAACGTTCTAAAAAAGAAAACTCAGATATTTTTAATGTGGAAAGTTGGTTGTTGCATCATGGGAAAAAATTACAAGAGCGCTATCAATTAGCTTCTTATAAATTAATGAATCAATTATTAAAAAGTATTGATGTTACTAAAAATGGAGATAAAAATATAGATATTTTAGACCAAATTGAAGCAAATATTCACATTATTGGTGTGGATTCCGATTTGTTTTTTACGGCAGAAGAAAACAGAGAAACACATAAAAAATTAGCTTTAACAAAAGCAAACGTAACGTATAACGAAATTAATTCTGTGCACGGTCATGATGCATTTTTAATGGAATATGACCAATTACAGAAAATTATAGAACCTATTTTCAATAAAGATTATAGCACAAAAAAGATGAAAATATTAAAATTTGGAGGAAAATCTTTAGCCAACGGAAAAGGATTGGAGAATGCCATAGAAATTATTCTTAACAAACACAAAAACGGAGAAAAATTAACTTTAATTGCTTCTGCAAGAGGAAATACGACAGACGAATTAGAAAACTTGTTGGCATTAGCTTCTCAACAGAAACCCTATTTAGAAGCGTTTGATGCTTTTAAGGAATATCAATTAAAACCGAACCTAAATTTAAATTGTACACAAGAGTTTTTAAAATTGGCAACAATTTTTGAAGGTGTTTATCTTTTGGGAGATTATAGTGAAAAAATTAAAGATGAAGTTTTAGCACAAGGCGAATTATTATCAGTAAAATTAGTTGCAAGTTTATTGGAAGAAAAAGGAATTTCAGCAAACCCAACAGACGCAAGAAAATTAATTATTACAGACGATAATTTTGGAAATGCACAGCCAATTTCGGCAGTTTCTTCGGAAAATGTAGTATCTTATTTTAAAGAAAATTCTGATACAATTAATGTGGTAACAGGTTTTATTGCAGCTAACAAAAAAGGAGAAACCACCACTTTAGGTAGGAATGGAAGTAATTATACAGCCGCTTTAATTGCCAATTATTTAGATGCAGATGAGCTTCAAAATTATACACATGTAAGTGGAATTTTTACGGCAAACCCCGATTTGGTTTCAGATGCAAAGAAAATTGAACAATTATCGTTTTCAGAAGCAAATGAATTGGCAAATTTCGGAGCAACAATTTTGCACGCAAAAACCATTATTCCGTTATTAGAAAAGAACATTAATTTACGTATTTTAAATACATTTCATAAAGAGGATAAAGGAACGTTAATCACATCAGAGTCTTCAACAAAAGGAATAAAATCCATTTCTACCATTAACAATGTTGCCTTATTAAATTTCGAGGGAAGAGGTTTGCTGGGTAAAGTAGGTGTAGATGCACGAATTTTTAGAGCTTTAAGTGATAAAAATATTAGTATTAGTATTATTTCTCAAGGTTCATCCGAAAGAGGAATTGGTTTAATTATCGATGCCAACAGAGCAAACGAAGCTGTTTTAGCCTTAGAAAAAGAGTTCGAAAACGACTTTTATTCACAAGACGTAAATCAAATTTCTATTGTAAATAATGTGGCTGTAATTTCTATTATTGGGCAAGATTTAAGCGAATTTCATTTACCTTATAATGCCTTAATTAAAAACCAAATTGTTCCTGTTTTATTTAACAATACCATCACAGGAAAAAATGTAAGTTTGGTCGTAAAAAAAGAACAATTACACAAAGCTGTAAATGTAATTCATGGTCAAGTTTTTGGAGTTGCTAAAAAAGTAAATATTGCCATTTTTGGAAAAGGTTTGGTGGGTGGAACGTTAATTCATCAAATTTTAGAAAATGCAGCTTCTGTTTTAGAAAGAAGAAAAATTCAGTTGAATGTTTTTGCAGTTGCCAACTCTAAAAAAGTACTGCTAAACAAAAACGGAGTTTCCAAAAATTGGGAAGAAGATTTAGTATCAAAAGGACAAGAAAATATTTCTGTAAATGCTATTATTTCGTTTGCAAGAACACATCATTTAGAGAATTTAATTGCGGTAGATAATACAGCAAGTGTGCCATTTGTAGCCAATTATATTCCGTTAATAGAAGCAGGTTTCGACTTGGTTTCTTGTAATAAAATAGCCAATACGTTGTCTTTTGATTTTTATAAAGAATTAAGAAGAAAATTAAAAGAATACAAGAAACAATACTTATACGAAACCAATGTTGGTGCAGGGTTGCCTTTAATTGATACCATTCGTTTGTTGCACGAATCAGGAGAAAATATCACAAAAATTAGAGGCGTTTTCTCTGGAAGTTTAAGTTATTTATTCAACACGTTTTCTAAAGAAAACAAACCTTTTTCTGAAGTTTTACAAGCCGCAATTAATGCAGGTTTTACAGAGCCAGACCCAAGAGAAGATTTAGGTGGAAATGATGTTGCCAGAAAATTACTAATTTTAGCAAGAGAATTAGAATTGGAAAACGAGTTTGTAGATGTAACTATTCAGAATTTAATTCCAGAAAATTTAAGAGAAGGTTCTGTAAGCGATTTTTTATCTAATTTAGAGGCGTTGAATGAAGAATATCAGCAAATAAAAGAAAATCAAAAAGAAGACCATGTTTTAAGATATATTGGAGAATTAGGAGGAGATTTATCACAAGAAACAGGAAATTTAGACGTAAAATTGGTATCCGTTTCTAAAAGTTCTCCTTTAGGTTCTTTAAAAGGATCTGATGCAATTTTTGAAATTTATACAGAATCTTATGGAGAACAACCCATTGTAATTCAAGGAGCAGGAGCAGGTTCTAAAGTAACAGCCAGAGGCGTTTTTGGAGATATTTTAAGATTAGCGAAACATAATAATTAA
- a CDS encoding O-succinylhomoserine sulfhydrylase, which produces MKKHFETEAIRNQTERTQFSEHSTPLYITSSFVFDDAEEMRASFAEEKQRNLYSRFTNPNTTEFTDKIVQMEGAEAGYAFATGMAAIFSTFAALLNAGDHVVSCRSVFGSTHSMFTKFLPKWNIETSYFKVDEVNLVESLIQPNTKILYIETPTNPAVDILDLELIGKIAKKHNLIFIVDNCFATPYIQQPIKFGADLVIHSATKLIDGQGRVLGGVTVGNKELMREIYLFARNTGPAMSPFNAWVLSKSLETLSIRVEKHCENALKVAQFLEKNENVQLVKYPFLKSHPQYNVAKNQMKLGGNIVAFEVKGGIEAGRKFLNNIKMCSLSANLGDTRSIVTHPSSTTHGRLSEEDRLEVGITNGLVRVSVGLENVEDIITDLEQALSV; this is translated from the coding sequence ATGAAAAAACATTTCGAAACAGAAGCCATTAGAAATCAGACAGAAAGAACACAATTTTCTGAACATTCTACACCATTATATATAACATCGAGTTTTGTTTTTGACGATGCAGAAGAAATGCGCGCTTCCTTTGCAGAAGAAAAACAGCGTAATTTATACAGTCGATTTACAAACCCAAATACAACAGAATTTACCGATAAAATTGTACAAATGGAAGGAGCAGAAGCTGGTTATGCTTTTGCAACAGGAATGGCTGCAATTTTTTCAACATTTGCAGCTTTGTTAAATGCTGGCGATCATGTGGTATCTTGTCGTTCAGTTTTTGGTTCTACACACAGTATGTTTACCAAGTTTTTGCCAAAATGGAATATAGAAACCTCTTATTTTAAAGTTGATGAAGTAAATTTGGTAGAAAGTTTAATTCAACCAAACACCAAAATTTTATACATTGAAACACCTACAAACCCTGCTGTAGATATTTTAGATTTAGAACTGATTGGCAAAATTGCTAAAAAACACAATTTAATATTCATTGTAGATAATTGTTTTGCAACACCTTACATTCAACAGCCCATTAAATTTGGAGCAGATTTAGTGATTCATTCAGCCACAAAATTAATAGACGGACAAGGAAGAGTTTTAGGTGGCGTAACTGTTGGAAATAAAGAATTAATGCGAGAAATTTATTTATTTGCAAGAAATACTGGTCCAGCAATGTCTCCTTTTAATGCGTGGGTTTTATCAAAAAGCTTAGAAACGCTGTCAATTAGAGTAGAAAAGCATTGTGAAAATGCCCTAAAAGTTGCGCAGTTTTTAGAGAAAAATGAAAACGTGCAATTGGTAAAATACCCATTTTTGAAATCGCACCCACAATACAATGTGGCGAAAAATCAAATGAAATTAGGTGGAAACATTGTTGCTTTCGAAGTAAAAGGCGGCATAGAAGCTGGAAGAAAATTTTTGAACAACATTAAAATGTGCTCACTTTCTGCTAATTTAGGCGATACTAGAAGCATTGTTACGCATCCATCATCTACAACACATGGTAGGCTTTCAGAAGAAGATAGATTAGAAGTAGGAATTACAAATGGCTTGGTTCGGGTTTCTGTTGGATTAGAAAATGTGGAAGATATTATTACAGATTTAGAACAAGCATTGAGCGTTTAA